From the genome of Anopheles merus strain MAF chromosome X, AmerM5.1, whole genome shotgun sequence, one region includes:
- the LOC121591124 gene encoding uncharacterized protein K02A2.6-like, which produces MTEDQLKSLVFVCGLREDEDAESRTRLLSRIEEKCDITLEQLSAECQRVANLKKDSAMIADCGERVLAVKSNHQRRYPYQPRNQYEGTSHSHFQSSTNGRRTQQGWENNEKAKYDKPKNPCWLCGELHWMRELNVCQVQKKRKFVTVVINDQPVELQLDTASDITIISQSLWKLLGKPPLANSTVKAKSVSGANLQIDGEFQTDVRIGNTTRQATIRVIDAEHLLLGADLVELFDLGSIPMDAFCNSISTEPVSKVLERKFPAVFNGTGLCTKTCVQLQLKEGVHPVFCPKRPVAYAVQDMVDKELDRLAERGIISPVDYSEWAAPVVVVRKANGNVRLCGDYSTGLNSALRPHEYPLPLPEDIFAKLAHSKLFSKIDLSDAFLQVEVDPRHRPLLTVNTHRGLYTYNRLPPGIKVAPAVFQQLADTMLAGISGVSCYMDDIVIGGSSEQEHDANLSEVLRRIEEYGFTIRAEKCAFKVKQIHYLGYIIDTNGMRPDPAKIEAITRLPEPTDLTGVRSFLGAINYYGKFVPNMRELRYPLDSLLKADTPFRWTKECRQSFNNFKTLLSSNLLLTHYDPKQNIIVSADASSVGLGATLSHEYSDGFIRIVQHASRALTKAEQGYSQIDREGLNMSVVNLLAMPIFFLD; this is translated from the exons ATGACGGAAGATCAACTCAAAAGCCTGGTGTTCGTGTGTGGCCTCAGGGAAGACGAAGACGCTGAAAGCCGTACTCGCCTTTTGTCTCGCATCGAGGAAAAATGTGATATCACTCTCGAGCAGCTGTCTGCCGAATGCCAGCGAGTGGCTAACCTTAAGAAGGACAGTGCGATGATTGCTGATTGCGGTGAACGTGTTCTAGCGGTAAAAAGCAATCATCAACGACGTTATCCGTACCAGCCGCGGAATCAGTATGAGGGCACGTCTCATTCACACTTCCAGTCGAGCACCAATGGAAGGCGCACACAGCAGGGATGGGAGAACAATGAGAAGGCAAAATACGACAAGCCTAAAAATCCTTGTTGGCTGTGCGGAGAGCTACATTGGATGCGTGAGT TGAACGTCTGCCAAGTTCAGAAGAAGCGAAAATTCGTCACGGTTGTCATCAATGATCAGCCGGTGGAACTACAACTTGACACCGCATCCGATATCACAATTATTAGCCAAAGTCTGTGGAAGCTATTAGGGAAACCACCTTTGGCCAACTCTACAGTGAAAGCTAAATCGGTTTCTGGAGCAAACCTGCAAATAGATGGCGAGTTTCAGACAGATGTTAGAATTGGAAATACGACTCGCCAAGCTACCATCAGAGTCATCGATGCGGAACATCTTTTACTTGGCGCAGATTTAGTGGAGCTTTTTGATCTAGGCTCCATTCCGATGGACGCTTTCTGTAACAGCATCTCTACGGAACCGGTATCCAAAGTGCTCGAGCGAAAATTCCCAGCCGTCTTCAATGGTACGGGGCTATGTACCAAGACTTGTGTCCAACTTCAGctgaaggaaggtgttcatccGGTGTTCTGTCCGAAAAGACCGGTCGCATATGCGGTGCAGGATATGGTCGATAAGGAGCTGGATCGATTGGCGGAAAGAGGAATAATCTCTCCCGTAGATTATTCGGAATGGGCAGCTCCAGTGGTTGTCGTCAGGAAAGCGAATGGGAATGTGCGACTCTGTGGCGACTACTCTACCGGATTGAACTCAGCGCTTCGGCCTCACGAATATCCACTGCCCCTACCGGAGGACATATTTGCTAAATTAGCACACAGTAAGTTATTTAGCAAAATTGACCTATCCGATGCATTTTTGCAGGTTGAAGTCGACCCTCGCCACCGTCCACTACTCACCGTCAACACACATCGTGGACTGTACACCTACAATAGATTGCCACCGGGAATTAAGGTAGCTCCAGCAGTCTTCCAGCAGCTTGCAGACACTATGTTAGCTGGAATCAGCGGGGTATCCTGTTACATGGACGACATAGTTATCGGGGGCTCGTCAGAGCAAGAGCACGATGCAAATCTATCAGAAGTATTGAGGCGGATTGAAGAATACGGTTTTACGATTCGGGCTGAAAAGTGCGCTTTTAAGGTAAAACAGATTCACTATTTAGGATATATAATTGATACAAACGGCATGCGCCCCGATCCTGCAAAAATAGAGGCTATTACGAGACTACCAGAGCCTACAGACTTGACAGGAGTTCGTTCATTTTTAGGGGCTATAAATTATTATGGCAAATTCGTGCCCAACATGAGGGAACTGCGCTACCCCTTAGATAGCCTTTTAAAAGCTGATACGCCATTCCGTTGGACCAAAGAATGCAGGCAATCATTTAACAATTTCAAAACGCTGCTCTCGTCAAATTTGCTATTGACACATTACGATCCAAAACAGAATATAATAGTATCTGCAGATGCATCCTCAGTTGGTCTGGGTGCCACTCTTAGTCACGAGTATTCGGATGGTTTCATTCGTATAGTTCAGCACGCATCGAGAGCGCTCACCAAAGCAGAACAAGGCTATAGCCAAATCGATCGCGAGGGTCTG AATATGTCCGTAGTGAATCTTTTGGCAATGCCGATATTCTTTCTCGATTAA
- the LOC121591131 gene encoding uncharacterized protein LOC121591131, producing the protein MQRSPQQGAAPVASPAVAIGPAVADSPAVVASPAAGLPTSSQYLIDIPPLARDASTDLPEFQVETVNAMRLKPPELDTADIQTFFYALENWFDAWNIHPHHHVRRFNILKTQIPTRILPELRPILDSVPNTDRYESAKKAIIQHFEESQRSRLHRLLSEMSLGDRKPSQLLAEMRRTANGAMTDSMLIDLWIGRLPPYVQSAVIASSQNADEKVKVADSVVDSFALYNRSGPYQTITEVRNEEVNRLSRQIAELSQRLETLMNQNQARERSRARLRSRNRNTNQATNPNTNGYCIYHDRYGQQARNCRAPCSFNSRPQNNGTPTTSA; encoded by the coding sequence ATGCAGCGTAGCCCGCAACAAGGTGCAGCGCCGGTTGCCAGTCCTGCAGTTGCCATCGGCCCTGCAGTGGCCGACAGTCCTGCGGTGGTCGCCAGCCCCGCAGCTGGACTCCCCACATCGAGTCAATACTTAATCGATATACCCCCTCTCGCTCGTGACGCCTCTACCGACCTTCCGGAGTTCCAAGTCGAGACCGTGAACGCCATGCGTCTCAAGCCGCCCGAATTGGATACTGCTGACATCCAGACGTTCTTCTACGCCTTGGAGAACTGGTTCGACGCCTGGAATATTCATCCGCATCATCATGTTAGACGTTTTAACATCCTGAAGACACAGATCCCTACGCGAATTCTTCCCGAGTTGCGTCCAATTCTCGACAGCGTACCAAATACCGACCGCTACGAATCCGCGAAGAAAGCCATCATACAACATTTCGAAGAGTCTCAGCGAAGCCGCCTACACCGTTTGCTATCCGAAATGAGCCTCGGCGACCGTAAGCCTTCTCAACTGCTAGCCGAGATGCGGCGAACAGCAAACGGTGCAATGACCGACTCCATGTTGATCGATCTTTGGATCGGTCGGCTGCCACCCTACGTTCAGTCTGCCGTGATCGCGTCGTCTCAAAACGCCGACGAGAAAGTTAAGGTGGCCGATTCAGTGGTCGACTCTTTCGCCTTGTACAATCGCTCCGGTCCGTACCAAACCATCACCGAGGTACGGAATGAGGAGGTCAACCGCCTTTCACGACAAATAGCCGAGCTGAGTCAACGCTTAGAAACTCTAATGAACCAGAACCAAGCTCGTGAACGCTCACGGGCTCGCTTACGCTCTCGCAATCGCAACACGAACCAGGCTACTAATCCTAACACTAACGGCTATTGTATCTACCACGACCGATACGGACAGCAAGCACGTAACTGCCGCGCCCCGTGCTCATTTAACAGCCGTCCTCAAAATAACGGTACTCCTACTACTTCTGCATGA